The proteins below are encoded in one region of Streptomyces cyanogenus:
- a CDS encoding fumarylacetoacetate hydrolase family protein, with amino-acid sequence MRIARFSIDGNVAFGAVEGDKQDELVLDIIKGIPFADYELSGTKVPLGKVRLLPPVLPNKVVAFGRNYAEHARELGNEVPDAPFAFFKPSTSVIGPGDDIQYPPFTEDLHHEAELAVVIGRMCREVPRDRVKDVIFGYTCANDITARDVQKREKQWARAKGFDSSCPLGPWVETDIDLARAGDLTVQLTVNGEQRQLGRTSEMIHPIEDLIVNISEAMTLLPGDVILTGTPAGVGPLHVGDEVAVTIEGIGTLTNKVVKRG; translated from the coding sequence GTGCGCATCGCCAGGTTCTCCATCGACGGGAACGTAGCCTTCGGCGCGGTCGAGGGCGACAAGCAGGACGAACTCGTCCTCGACATCATCAAGGGCATCCCGTTCGCGGACTACGAGCTGTCCGGTACGAAGGTGCCGCTCGGCAAGGTCAGGCTGCTCCCGCCGGTGCTCCCCAACAAGGTCGTGGCCTTCGGCCGCAACTACGCCGAGCACGCGCGCGAGCTGGGCAACGAGGTGCCGGACGCCCCCTTCGCCTTCTTCAAGCCGTCCACCTCCGTGATCGGCCCCGGCGACGACATCCAGTACCCGCCGTTCACCGAGGACCTGCACCACGAGGCCGAGCTGGCCGTCGTCATCGGCCGCATGTGCCGCGAGGTCCCGCGCGACCGCGTCAAGGACGTGATCTTCGGCTACACCTGCGCCAACGACATCACCGCCCGCGATGTGCAGAAGCGCGAGAAGCAGTGGGCCCGGGCCAAGGGCTTCGACAGCTCCTGCCCGCTCGGCCCCTGGGTGGAGACGGACATCGACCTCGCCCGCGCGGGCGACCTCACCGTCCAGCTCACCGTCAACGGCGAACAGCGCCAGCTGGGCCGCACGAGCGAGATGATCCACCCCATCGAGGACCTGATCGTCAACATCTCCGAGGCCATGACGCTGCTGCCCGGCGACGTCATCCTCACCGGCACCCCCGCGGGGGTCGGCCCCCTGCACGTCGGCGACGAGGTCGCCGTCACCATCGAAGGCATCGGCACTCTCACCAACAAGGTTGTCAAGCGTGGCTAG
- the gltX gene encoding glutamate--tRNA ligase, protein MASAPGSPVRVRFCPSPTGNPHVGLVRTALFNWAFARHHQGTLVFRIEDTDAARDSEESYNQLLDAMRWLGFDWDEGPEVGGPHAPYRQSQRMDIYADVARKLLDAGHAYHCYCSQEELDTRREAARAAGKPSGYDGHCRDLSAEQVEEYQAQGRTPIVRFRMPDETITFTDLVRGELTFTPENVPDYGIVRANGAPLYTLVNPVDDALMEITHVLRGEDLLSSTPRQIALYKALIELGIAQQVPAFGHLPYVMGEGNKKLSKRDPQSSLNLYRERGFLPEGLLNYLSLLGWSLSADKDIFRIEEMVAAFDISDVNPNPARFDLKKCEAINADHIRMLDVKEFTERCRPWLRAPFAPWAPEDFDESRWQAIAPHAQTRLKVLSEITDNVDFLFLPEPVFDEASWTKAMKEGSDALLRTAREKLEAADWTSPESLKEAVLAAGEAHGLKLGKAQAPVRVAVTGRTVGLPLFESLEVLGKEKTLARVDAALARLTA, encoded by the coding sequence GTGGCTAGCGCACCCGGCTCCCCCGTACGCGTCCGTTTCTGCCCCTCGCCCACCGGTAACCCCCACGTGGGCCTGGTCCGCACCGCCCTGTTCAACTGGGCGTTCGCCCGGCACCACCAGGGCACCCTGGTCTTCCGCATCGAGGACACCGACGCGGCCCGCGACTCGGAGGAGTCGTACAACCAGCTGCTCGACGCGATGCGCTGGCTCGGCTTCGACTGGGACGAGGGCCCCGAGGTCGGCGGCCCGCACGCGCCGTACCGCCAGTCGCAGCGCATGGACATCTACGCCGACGTCGCCCGCAAGCTGCTGGACGCCGGCCACGCCTACCACTGCTACTGCTCCCAGGAGGAGCTGGACACCCGCCGCGAGGCCGCCCGCGCCGCCGGCAAGCCGTCCGGCTACGACGGCCACTGCCGCGACCTGAGCGCCGAGCAGGTCGAGGAGTACCAGGCCCAGGGCCGCACGCCGATCGTCCGCTTCCGGATGCCGGACGAGACGATCACCTTCACCGACCTGGTCCGCGGCGAACTGACCTTCACACCGGAGAACGTGCCCGACTACGGCATCGTCCGCGCGAACGGCGCCCCGCTGTACACGCTGGTGAACCCGGTGGACGACGCGCTGATGGAGATCACCCACGTGCTGCGCGGCGAGGACCTGCTGTCCTCCACCCCGCGCCAGATCGCGCTCTACAAGGCGCTGATCGAGCTGGGCATCGCCCAGCAGGTCCCGGCCTTCGGCCACCTGCCGTACGTCATGGGCGAGGGCAACAAGAAGCTCTCCAAGCGCGACCCGCAGTCCTCCCTCAACCTCTACCGGGAGCGGGGCTTCCTCCCCGAGGGCCTGCTCAACTACCTGTCCCTGCTGGGCTGGTCCCTCTCGGCGGACAAGGACATCTTCAGGATCGAGGAGATGGTCGCGGCCTTCGACATCTCCGACGTGAACCCCAACCCGGCGCGCTTCGACCTGAAGAAGTGCGAGGCGATCAACGCCGACCACATCCGCATGCTGGACGTGAAGGAGTTCACCGAGCGCTGCCGCCCCTGGCTGAGGGCTCCGTTCGCCCCCTGGGCGCCGGAGGACTTCGACGAGTCCCGGTGGCAGGCGATCGCCCCGCACGCCCAGACCCGTCTGAAGGTCCTGTCGGAGATCACCGACAACGTCGACTTCCTCTTCCTGCCGGAGCCGGTCTTCGACGAGGCCTCGTGGACCAAGGCGATGAAGGAGGGCTCCGACGCCCTGCTGCGCACGGCCCGCGAGAAGCTGGAGGCGGCCGACTGGACGTCCCCCGAGTCCCTCAAGGAGGCCGTCCTGGCCGCAGGCGAGGCCCACGGCCTCAAGCTCGGCAAGGCCCAGGCCCCGGTCCGCGTGGCCGTCACCGGCCGCACGGTCGGCCTGCCGCTCTTCGAGTCCCTGGAGGTCCTGGGCAAGGAGAAGACGCTGGCCCGCGTCGACGCGGCGCTGGCCAGGCTGACGGCCTAG
- a CDS encoding HAD family hydrolase has product MTIRAVVWDVDDTLFDYTTADREGMRAHLVAEGLLVGYDSPEQALVRWREITERQWARYATGECSFQDQRRDRVRMFLEAELTDEEADAWFQRYVGHYEAAWSLFPDVLPALEALAVSHRHAVLSNSSITVQEHKLRTLGLLDRFESVLCAAELGVSKPEPGAFLAACEALGLPPHEVAYVGDHPEIDGRGAAEAGLLSVWIDRGTGAAHAVGEVVCRRISTLAELPALVRADTRFGAPSTFG; this is encoded by the coding sequence ATGACGATCAGAGCCGTGGTCTGGGACGTGGACGACACCCTCTTCGACTACACGACCGCGGACCGTGAGGGCATGCGGGCGCACCTGGTGGCCGAGGGGCTGCTCGTCGGGTACGACAGCCCCGAGCAGGCCCTCGTACGGTGGCGGGAGATCACCGAACGGCAGTGGGCGCGGTACGCGACCGGGGAGTGCTCCTTCCAGGACCAGCGGCGCGACCGCGTCCGGATGTTCCTGGAGGCGGAGCTGACCGACGAGGAGGCCGACGCCTGGTTCCAGCGGTACGTCGGGCACTACGAGGCCGCCTGGAGCCTCTTCCCGGACGTCCTGCCCGCCCTGGAGGCCCTGGCCGTCAGCCACCGGCACGCGGTGCTGTCCAACTCCAGCATCACCGTCCAGGAGCACAAGCTGCGCACCCTCGGTCTGCTCGACCGCTTCGAGTCCGTGCTGTGCGCCGCCGAGCTGGGCGTCTCCAAGCCGGAGCCGGGCGCCTTCCTCGCGGCGTGCGAGGCACTGGGGCTGCCGCCGCACGAGGTGGCGTACGTCGGCGACCACCCCGAGATCGACGGGCGGGGCGCAGCCGAGGCCGGGCTGCTGTCCGTGTGGATCGATCGCGGGACGGGCGCCGCGCACGCCGTCGGAGAGGTCGTCTGCCGCCGCATCTCGACCCTCGCCGAACTCCCGGCGCTCGTCCGTGCGGATACCCGTTTTGGAGCCCCGTCCACCTTCGGGTAA
- a CDS encoding MerR family transcriptional regulator → MRLAELSRRSGVTTATIKYYLREGLLPPGRQINTTTAEYDDGHLRRLRLVRAMVQVGGLPVATVREVLRNVDDDSLGRTVRLGAALWALPQVPEPDEDDECVRAARREADELLDRVGWSNAKLLTTISPAYRSLVVAVAAFRRLGYEWGGELLASYAELMHETAKLDLDFVETHPSEAEKVETAVLGAVLTEPILQALRRLAQEEESARRYGFE, encoded by the coding sequence ATGCGGCTTGCCGAGCTGAGCAGACGCAGCGGTGTGACCACCGCGACGATCAAGTACTACCTGCGCGAAGGCCTGTTGCCGCCGGGCCGCCAGATCAACACGACGACGGCGGAGTACGACGACGGGCACCTGCGCCGGCTGCGGCTGGTGCGGGCGATGGTCCAGGTCGGCGGACTGCCGGTGGCCACGGTCCGGGAGGTGCTGCGGAACGTCGACGACGACTCCCTGGGCCGCACCGTCCGGCTGGGCGCGGCCCTGTGGGCGCTGCCGCAGGTCCCGGAGCCGGACGAGGACGACGAGTGCGTCCGGGCCGCGCGCCGGGAGGCGGACGAGCTGCTGGACCGGGTGGGCTGGTCGAACGCGAAGCTGCTGACGACGATCTCCCCCGCGTACCGCTCCCTGGTGGTGGCGGTGGCCGCGTTCCGCCGGCTCGGCTACGAGTGGGGCGGCGAACTTCTCGCTTCCTATGCCGAGTTGATGCACGAGACGGCGAAGCTCGATCTCGACTTCGTGGAGACGCATCCGTCGGAGGCGGAGAAGGTGGAGACGGCCGTGCTCGGCGCGGTGCTGACCGAGCCGATCCTGCAGGCCCTGCGCCGGCTGGCCCAGGAGGAGGAGTCGGCCCGGCGGTACGGCTTCGAGTAG
- a CDS encoding DUF4188 domain-containing protein yields MVSRTTADAKGEVVVLLIGMRINRFRAVRLWLPVMLAMLRMLRELEKDPARGLRAKVLLTASPRTYYVVQYWESKDKLYAYATAPDAFHRKAWAAINRKERGGRLRGQVGIWHETYVVPEGSYEAIYGDMPAFGLAAAHGQVPLEKRGRYAADRFAHRSGGDAAA; encoded by the coding sequence ATGGTGTCCCGTACCACCGCCGACGCGAAGGGCGAGGTCGTCGTCCTGCTGATCGGCATGCGCATCAACCGTTTCCGGGCCGTCCGTCTGTGGCTGCCGGTGATGCTCGCGATGCTGCGCATGCTGCGGGAGCTGGAGAAGGACCCGGCGCGGGGGCTGCGCGCCAAGGTGCTGCTGACCGCGTCGCCGCGCACGTACTACGTCGTGCAGTACTGGGAGTCCAAGGACAAGCTCTACGCCTACGCGACCGCGCCGGACGCGTTCCACCGCAAGGCGTGGGCTGCGATCAACCGCAAGGAGCGCGGGGGCAGGCTGCGCGGGCAGGTCGGGATCTGGCACGAGACGTATGTCGTGCCGGAAGGGTCCTACGAGGCGATCTACGGCGACATGCCGGCGTTCGGGCTGGCCGCCGCGCACGGGCAGGTGCCGTTGGAGAAGCGCGGGCGGTATGCCGCGGACCGGTTCGCCCATCGGTCGGGGGGCGATGCGGCCGCGTGA
- the ndgR gene encoding IclR family transcriptional regulator NdgR yields MDNSSGVGVLDKAALVLSALESGPATLAGLVGATGLARPTAHRLAVALEHHRMVARDMQGRFILGPRLAELAAAAGEDRLLATAGPVLTHLRDVTGESAQLYRRQGDMRICVAAAERLSGLRDTVPVGSTLTMKAGSSAQILLAWEEPERLHRGLQGARFTATALSGVRRRGWAQSIGEREPGVASVSAPVRGPSNRVVAAVSVSGPIERLTRHPGRMHAQAVIDAAARLSEALRRSG; encoded by the coding sequence ATGGACAACAGTAGCGGCGTCGGCGTTCTGGACAAGGCGGCCCTCGTCCTGAGCGCTCTGGAGTCCGGTCCGGCCACCCTCGCGGGTCTGGTCGGCGCCACCGGACTGGCACGACCCACGGCTCACCGCCTGGCCGTGGCTTTGGAACACCACCGCATGGTGGCACGCGACATGCAGGGCCGTTTCATCCTCGGCCCGCGCCTCGCGGAACTCGCGGCGGCGGCGGGCGAGGACCGCCTGCTCGCGACGGCGGGCCCCGTGCTCACCCACCTCCGTGATGTCACCGGCGAGAGCGCCCAGCTCTACCGTCGCCAAGGTGACATGCGGATCTGTGTGGCCGCGGCGGAACGCCTGTCCGGCCTGCGGGACACCGTCCCGGTCGGCTCCACGCTCACGATGAAGGCGGGGTCCTCGGCGCAGATCCTGCTCGCCTGGGAGGAGCCCGAGCGCCTGCACCGGGGCCTGCAGGGCGCCCGCTTCACGGCGACGGCCCTGTCGGGCGTACGGCGGCGCGGCTGGGCCCAGTCCATCGGCGAGCGGGAGCCGGGCGTCGCGTCCGTCTCCGCGCCCGTGCGCGGCCCCTCCAACCGCGTGGTGGCCGCCGTGTCCGTCTCGGGCCCCATCGAGCGCCTGACCCGCCACCCGGGCCGTATGCACGCCCAGGCGGTCATCGACGCGGCAGCCCGCCTCTCGGAGGCCCTGCGCCGCTCGGGCTGA
- the leuC gene encoding 3-isopropylmalate dehydratase large subunit: MGRTLAEKVWDDHVVRRAEGEPDLLYIDLHLLHEVTSPQAFDGLRKSGRPVRRLDLTIATEDHNTPTLDIDKPIADPVSRAQLETLRKNCADFGVRLHPLGDVEQGVVHVVGPQLGLTQPGTTVVCGDSHTSTHGAFGALAFGIGTSQVEHVLATQTLPLARPKTMAITVDGELPEGVTAKDLILAIIARIGTGGGQGYILEYRGSAIEKLSMEARMTICNMSIEAGARAGMIAPDETTFAYLKGRPHAPEGADWDAAVEYWKTLKTDEDAVFDAEVVIDAAELSPFVTWGTNPGQGAPLSANVPDPASYEDASERLAAEKALEYMGLAAGQPLRSIKVDTVFVGSCTNGRIEDLRAAADLLRGRKVADGVRMLVVPGSARVGLQAVSEGLDVVFKEAGAEWRHAGCSMCLGMNPDQLAPGERSASTSNRNFEGRQGKGGRTHLVSPQVAAATAVLGHLASPADLTDVPAPAGV, translated from the coding sequence ATGGGTAGGACACTCGCGGAGAAGGTCTGGGACGACCACGTCGTCCGGCGCGCCGAGGGCGAGCCCGACCTCCTCTACATCGATCTGCACCTGCTGCACGAGGTGACCAGCCCCCAGGCCTTCGACGGCCTGCGCAAGAGCGGCCGGCCGGTGCGTCGCCTCGACCTCACCATCGCCACCGAGGACCACAACACCCCCACCCTCGACATCGACAAGCCCATCGCCGACCCGGTCTCCCGGGCCCAGCTGGAGACCCTGCGCAAGAACTGCGCCGACTTCGGCGTGCGGCTGCACCCGCTGGGCGACGTCGAGCAGGGCGTCGTGCACGTCGTCGGCCCGCAGCTGGGTCTGACCCAGCCCGGCACCACCGTCGTCTGCGGCGACTCGCACACCTCCACGCACGGCGCCTTCGGCGCGCTGGCGTTCGGTATCGGCACCTCCCAGGTCGAGCACGTGCTGGCCACCCAGACGCTGCCCCTGGCCCGCCCGAAGACCATGGCGATCACGGTCGACGGCGAGCTGCCCGAGGGCGTCACCGCCAAGGACCTGATCCTGGCGATCATCGCAAGGATCGGCACCGGCGGCGGCCAGGGCTACATCCTGGAGTACCGCGGTTCCGCCATCGAGAAGCTCTCGATGGAGGCCCGGATGACCATCTGCAACATGTCGATCGAGGCCGGCGCCCGCGCGGGCATGATCGCCCCCGACGAGACCACCTTCGCGTACCTCAAGGGCCGCCCGCACGCCCCCGAGGGCGCCGACTGGGACGCCGCCGTCGAGTACTGGAAGACCCTGAAGACCGACGAGGACGCCGTCTTCGACGCCGAGGTCGTCATCGACGCCGCCGAGCTGTCGCCGTTCGTCACCTGGGGCACCAACCCCGGCCAGGGCGCGCCGCTTTCGGCGAACGTCCCCGACCCGGCTTCGTACGAAGACGCTTCGGAGCGGCTCGCCGCCGAAAAGGCACTGGAGTACATGGGGTTGGCGGCCGGACAGCCGCTGCGCTCCATCAAGGTGGACACCGTCTTCGTAGGCTCCTGCACGAACGGCCGCATCGAGGACCTGCGTGCCGCCGCGGACCTGCTGCGGGGCCGCAAAGTCGCCGACGGCGTACGGATGCTGGTCGTCCCGGGCTCCGCGCGCGTGGGCCTGCAGGCCGTCTCCGAGGGCCTGGACGTGGTCTTCAAGGAGGCCGGCGCCGAATGGCGGCACGCGGGCTGCTCGATGTGCCTCGGCATGAACCCCGACCAGCTGGCCCCGGGCGAGCGCTCCGCCTCCACCTCCAACCGCAACTTCGAGGGCCGGCAGGGCAAGGGCGGTCGTACCCACCTGGTGTCGCCGCAGGTCGCGGCTGCCACCGCCGTCCTGGGCCACCTGGCCTCCCCGGCCGACCTGACCGACGTCCCCGCGCCCGCTGGAGTCTGA
- the leuD gene encoding 3-isopropylmalate dehydratase small subunit — protein MEAFTTHTGRAVPLRRSNVDTDQIIPAHWLKKVTRDGFEDGLFEAWRKDPEFVLNRPERQGATVLVAGPDFGTGSSREHAVWALQNYGFKAVISSRFADIFRGNSLKNGLLTVVLEQKTVDALWELTEQDPTAEVTVDLEAREVRAEGITASFELDENSRWRLLNGLDDISITLQNEADIAAYEAKRPAYKPRTLPV, from the coding sequence ATGGAAGCCTTCACCACCCACACCGGCCGGGCCGTCCCGCTGCGCCGCAGCAACGTCGACACCGACCAGATCATCCCTGCTCACTGGCTCAAGAAGGTCACCCGCGACGGCTTCGAGGACGGGCTGTTCGAGGCCTGGCGCAAGGACCCCGAGTTCGTCCTCAACCGTCCCGAGCGGCAGGGCGCCACCGTCCTGGTCGCCGGCCCCGACTTCGGCACCGGCTCCTCCCGCGAGCACGCCGTCTGGGCGCTGCAGAACTATGGCTTCAAGGCCGTGATCTCCTCCCGCTTCGCCGACATCTTCCGCGGCAACTCGCTGAAGAACGGCCTGCTCACGGTCGTGCTGGAGCAGAAGACCGTGGACGCGCTGTGGGAGCTGACCGAGCAGGACCCCACTGCTGAGGTCACTGTGGACCTTGAGGCGCGTGAGGTTCGCGCCGAGGGCATCACCGCCTCCTTCGAGCTGGACGAGAACTCCCGCTGGCGGCTGCTGAACGGCCTGGACGACATCTCCATCACGCTCCAGAACGAGGCCGACATCGCCGCGTACGAGGCGAAGCGCCCCGCCTACAAGCCGCGGACGCTCCCGGTCTGA
- a CDS encoding HU family DNA-binding protein codes for MNKAQLVEAIADKVGGRQQAADAVDHVLDAIVRAVVAGERVSVTGFGSFEKVDRPARYARNPQTGERVRVKKTSVPRFRAGQGFKDLVSGSKKLPRGGEVAVKKAPKGSLSGAPPTIAKAVGKKAAAKKTAAAAKKTTAKKAAPAKKTTATAKKTTAKKAPAAKKTTTATAKTAATKTAAKKTTAKKAPAKKVTAKKAPAKKSTARKTTAKKTTARKATS; via the coding sequence GTGAACAAGGCGCAGCTCGTAGAAGCGATTGCCGACAAGGTGGGTGGCCGCCAGCAGGCCGCCGACGCTGTCGATCATGTCCTGGACGCCATCGTCCGCGCGGTCGTCGCGGGCGAGCGGGTCTCGGTCACCGGCTTCGGGTCCTTCGAGAAGGTGGACCGCCCCGCCCGCTACGCCCGCAATCCTCAGACGGGCGAGCGGGTTCGGGTCAAGAAGACCTCCGTGCCGCGATTCCGCGCCGGTCAGGGCTTCAAGGACCTGGTGAGCGGCTCGAAGAAGCTGCCGCGCGGCGGCGAGGTCGCCGTCAAGAAGGCGCCCAAGGGCAGCCTGTCCGGCGCGCCGCCCACCATCGCCAAGGCCGTCGGCAAGAAGGCCGCCGCGAAGAAGACGGCCGCTGCGGCCAAGAAGACCACCGCGAAGAAGGCGGCGCCGGCGAAGAAGACCACGGCCACCGCCAAGAAGACCACGGCGAAGAAGGCGCCCGCCGCCAAGAAGACCACCACGGCGACCGCCAAGACCGCCGCGACGAAGACCGCCGCCAAGAAGACGACGGCGAAGAAGGCCCCGGCGAAGAAGGTGACCGCCAAGAAGGCCCCGGCGAAGAAGTCGACGGCCCGCAAGACCACCGCCAAGAAGACCACCGCCCGCAAGGCGACGTCGTAG
- the cofC gene encoding 2-phospho-L-lactate guanylyltransferase, giving the protein MQWTLVIPLKPLTRAKSRLADTAGDGVRPALALAFAQDTVAAAVACPAVSDVAVVTDDELAGRELAALGARIVPDAPRSGLNAALAHGAAVVRHIRPGTPVAALNADLPALRPAELSRVLTAAAEFPRAFLADAAEAGTTLLAAAGDHALRPAFGVDSRMRHRASGAAELALAGVDSVRQDVDTGQDLRAALALGVGPYTAAVSAALPAGARPAAPGPHSAAASGPGGRQPKPLR; this is encoded by the coding sequence GTGCAGTGGACCTTGGTCATCCCCCTGAAGCCCCTGACGCGGGCCAAGAGCAGGCTCGCGGACACTGCCGGCGACGGGGTCCGCCCGGCGCTGGCGCTGGCGTTCGCGCAGGACACGGTGGCCGCGGCGGTGGCGTGCCCGGCGGTGTCGGATGTGGCGGTCGTCACGGACGACGAGCTGGCCGGCCGGGAGCTGGCCGCACTGGGCGCGCGGATCGTCCCGGACGCCCCCCGCAGCGGCCTGAACGCCGCCCTGGCACACGGCGCGGCCGTCGTACGGCACATCCGCCCCGGTACTCCCGTCGCGGCCCTGAACGCCGATCTGCCGGCCTTGCGCCCGGCGGAACTGTCCCGGGTGCTGACCGCCGCCGCGGAATTCCCCCGGGCTTTTCTGGCGGATGCGGCCGAGGCGGGCACGACTTTGCTGGCGGCGGCGGGCGATCACGCACTGCGTCCGGCGTTCGGCGTGGATTCCCGCATGCGGCACCGGGCGTCGGGTGCGGCGGAACTCGCGCTGGCGGGGGTCGATTCGGTACGGCAGGACGTGGACACCGGTCAGGACCTGCGCGCGGCGCTGGCCCTCGGGGTGGGTCCGTACACGGCGGCGGTTTCGGCGGCCCTGCCGGCGGGCGCCCGGCCGGCCGCGCCGGGCCCGCACTCGGCGGCGGCGAGCGGCCCCGGCGGCCGGCAGCCGAAGCCACTACGCTGA
- a CDS encoding lysophospholipid acyltransferase family protein, with protein sequence MSRRRIGFWYRFAAVICKPPLVVLIKRDWRGMEHIPAEGGFITAVNHNSHLDPFAYAHYQYNTGRVPRFLAKSGLFKKGFVGAAMRGTGQIPVYRESTDALSAFRAAIDAVERGECVAFYPEGTLTRDPDGWPMTGKTGAARVALQTKCPVIPVAQWGANELLPPYARKPSLFPRKTHHVLAGPPVDLSRFYDKEMTPEVLKEATEVIMAAITRQLEQIRGEKAPETPYDPRRERIEQRRRTQAQTRARQAEGQSK encoded by the coding sequence GTGTCCCGCCGCAGAATCGGCTTCTGGTACCGCTTCGCCGCGGTGATCTGCAAACCGCCGCTGGTGGTTCTGATCAAGCGGGACTGGCGTGGAATGGAGCACATTCCGGCCGAGGGCGGATTTATCACCGCGGTGAACCACAATTCCCACCTGGACCCCTTCGCGTACGCGCACTATCAGTACAACACCGGACGGGTCCCGCGATTCCTGGCGAAGAGCGGGCTTTTCAAGAAGGGATTCGTCGGCGCCGCCATGCGCGGCACCGGGCAGATCCCCGTCTACCGCGAGTCCACGGACGCCCTGAGCGCCTTCCGGGCCGCGATCGACGCCGTCGAGCGCGGCGAGTGCGTGGCCTTCTACCCCGAGGGCACCCTCACCCGCGACCCGGACGGCTGGCCCATGACCGGCAAGACCGGCGCCGCCCGGGTCGCCCTGCAGACCAAGTGCCCGGTCATCCCGGTCGCCCAGTGGGGCGCCAACGAACTGCTGCCGCCGTACGCCAGGAAGCCCAGCCTCTTCCCGCGCAAGACGCACCACGTGCTGGCGGGCCCGCCGGTGGACCTCTCCCGCTTCTACGACAAGGAGATGACCCCGGAGGTGCTGAAGGAGGCCACCGAGGTCATCATGGCCGCCATCACCCGCCAGCTGGAGCAGATCCGCGGCGAGAAGGCGCCCGAGACGCCGTACGACCCGCGCCGTGAGCGGATCGAGCAGCGGCGCCGCACCCAGGCGCAGACGCGGGCCAGGCAAGCGGAAGGGCAGAGCAAGTGA
- a CDS encoding NAD(P)H-dependent glycerol-3-phosphate dehydrogenase: protein MSKPVRAAVMGTGSWGTAFGMVLADAGCDVTLWARRAELAEAVNSTRTNPDYLPGVELPENLRATADAAEALRDADFTVLAIPSQTLRANLAEWAPLLAPDTVLVSLMKGVELGSTMRMSEVIEDVAKVGTDRIAVVTGPNLAREIAARMPALAVVACTDERVAQRLQAACHTPYFRPYTNTDVVGCELAGAVKNVIGLAVGIADGMGLGDNAKGSLITRGLAETTRLGLAMGADPLTFSGLAGLGDLVATCSSPLSRNHTFGTNLGKGMTLEETIAVTRQTAEGVKSCESVLDLARRHGVDMPITETVVGIVHEGKSPVAALKELMARSAKPERR from the coding sequence GTGAGCAAGCCTGTGCGGGCGGCCGTCATGGGCACCGGTTCGTGGGGCACCGCCTTCGGCATGGTCCTCGCCGACGCCGGCTGCGACGTGACCCTGTGGGCCCGCCGCGCGGAGCTGGCCGAGGCGGTCAACTCCACCCGGACCAACCCCGACTACCTGCCCGGCGTGGAACTCCCGGAGAACCTGCGCGCCACCGCGGACGCGGCCGAGGCCCTCCGGGACGCGGACTTCACCGTGCTCGCGATCCCCTCCCAGACCCTGCGCGCCAACCTGGCCGAGTGGGCCCCGCTGCTCGCCCCGGACACGGTCCTGGTCTCCCTGATGAAGGGCGTCGAACTCGGCTCCACCATGCGGATGAGCGAGGTCATCGAGGACGTCGCCAAGGTCGGCACCGACCGGATCGCGGTCGTCACCGGGCCCAACCTGGCCCGTGAGATCGCCGCCCGCATGCCCGCCCTCGCCGTCGTGGCCTGCACCGACGAACGGGTCGCCCAGCGGCTCCAGGCCGCCTGCCACACGCCGTACTTCCGCCCGTACACCAACACCGACGTGGTCGGCTGCGAACTCGCCGGCGCGGTCAAGAACGTCATCGGGCTCGCGGTCGGCATCGCCGACGGCATGGGGCTCGGCGACAACGCCAAGGGCTCGCTCATCACGCGCGGCCTCGCCGAGACCACCCGGCTCGGCCTCGCGATGGGCGCCGACCCGCTGACCTTCTCCGGACTGGCGGGGCTGGGCGACCTGGTGGCCACCTGCTCCTCGCCGCTGTCCCGGAACCACACCTTCGGCACCAACCTCGGCAAGGGCATGACCCTGGAGGAGACCATCGCGGTCACCCGGCAGACCGCCGAGGGCGTCAAGTCCTGCGAGTCCGTGCTGGATCTGGCCCGCCGGCACGGCGTCGACATGCCCATCACCGAGACGGTCGTCGGCATCGTGCACGAGGGCAAGTCGCCGGTCGCCGCGCTCAAGGAGCTGATGGCGCGCAGCGCCAAGCCCGAACGCCGCTGA